The proteins below come from a single Nocardiopsis gilva YIM 90087 genomic window:
- the ftsH gene encoding ATP-dependent zinc metalloprotease FtsH: protein MNLKRLYRGPWLWILAIGLLLFAFFQFTNFGSGPEPEKVDTSKVFDLISKDKVDNAKIIDKDQRIELTTTDDKVYEAYWVEGQGYELAQDLRKQELEGDNLTSYDVEVPKDSMFVSLLFSFLPLIILIAIFLFVMNQMQGGGSRVMNFGKSKAKLITKDTPKNTFSDVAGADEAIEELQEIKEFLQNPAKFQAIGAKIPKGVLLFGPPGTGKTLLARAVAGEAGVPFYSISGSDFVEMFVGVGASRVRDLFEQAKANAPAIIFVDEIDAVGRHRGAGMGGGHDEREQTLNQMLVEMDGFDVKGGVILIAATNRPDILDPALLRPGRFDRQIVVDRPDMEGRKGILEVHAKGKPIASDVDFAVIARRTSGMTGADLNNVVNEGALLTARAGRTEIDMATLEEAIDRVMAGPERKTRVMSDAEKKVIAYHEGGHALVGHALPNSDPVHKITILPRGRALGYTMSVPMEDKFLTSRSQMMDQLAMMLGGRAAEELVFHEPTTGAANDIDKATSVARNMVTEYGMSERLGARKFGSASTEPFLGREMSHAREYSEEIASLIDEEVRRLIEAAHDEAWEVLVENRAVLDDLVLHLLEKETLSKEEVLEIFAPVKKRPSRGSFTGYGKRQPSKQPPVLTPKELTLTGPQDVEQVASGNGQASWSGSGESWKGGAEADTSRRVNGTPESAGSGGDPESGEQA from the coding sequence ATGAATCTCAAGCGTTTGTACCGCGGGCCGTGGCTTTGGATCCTGGCCATTGGCCTCTTGCTCTTTGCGTTTTTCCAGTTCACGAATTTCGGGTCCGGCCCGGAGCCGGAGAAGGTCGACACCTCCAAGGTGTTCGATCTCATCTCCAAGGACAAGGTCGACAACGCGAAGATTATCGACAAGGACCAGCGGATCGAGCTGACGACCACCGACGACAAGGTGTATGAAGCCTACTGGGTCGAGGGTCAGGGCTACGAGCTCGCACAGGACCTCCGGAAGCAGGAGCTGGAGGGGGACAACCTCACGTCCTACGACGTCGAGGTCCCCAAGGACAGCATGTTCGTGTCCTTGCTCTTCAGCTTCCTTCCGCTGATCATCCTCATCGCCATCTTCCTGTTCGTCATGAACCAGATGCAGGGTGGCGGCTCCCGGGTGATGAACTTCGGCAAGTCCAAGGCCAAGCTGATCACCAAGGACACCCCGAAGAACACCTTCTCCGACGTCGCGGGTGCCGACGAGGCCATCGAGGAGCTGCAGGAGATCAAGGAGTTCCTGCAGAACCCGGCCAAGTTCCAGGCCATCGGCGCGAAGATCCCCAAGGGCGTGCTGCTCTTCGGTCCCCCCGGTACCGGTAAGACGCTGCTGGCGCGCGCCGTCGCGGGCGAGGCCGGGGTGCCCTTCTACTCCATCTCCGGCTCCGACTTCGTCGAGATGTTCGTGGGTGTGGGCGCCTCGCGTGTGCGCGACCTGTTCGAGCAGGCCAAGGCCAACGCCCCGGCGATCATCTTCGTCGACGAGATCGACGCCGTCGGCCGCCACCGCGGCGCCGGCATGGGCGGCGGGCACGACGAGCGCGAGCAGACGCTCAACCAGATGCTCGTCGAGATGGACGGCTTCGACGTCAAGGGCGGCGTGATCCTGATCGCTGCCACCAACCGCCCCGACATTCTTGACCCCGCGCTGCTGCGCCCGGGCCGCTTCGACCGGCAGATCGTCGTCGACCGGCCCGACATGGAGGGCCGCAAGGGCATCCTGGAGGTCCACGCCAAGGGCAAGCCGATCGCGAGCGACGTCGACTTCGCCGTCATCGCCCGGCGCACCTCCGGCATGACCGGTGCCGACCTCAACAACGTCGTCAACGAGGGCGCGCTGCTGACGGCCCGCGCCGGACGCACCGAGATCGACATGGCCACCCTGGAGGAGGCCATCGACCGCGTCATGGCCGGTCCGGAGCGCAAGACCCGGGTCATGTCGGACGCCGAGAAGAAGGTCATCGCCTACCACGAGGGCGGCCACGCGCTCGTCGGACACGCGCTGCCCAACTCCGACCCGGTGCACAAGATCACCATCCTGCCGCGCGGCCGCGCGCTGGGGTACACGATGTCGGTGCCGATGGAGGACAAGTTCCTCACCTCGCGCTCGCAGATGATGGACCAGCTCGCGATGATGCTGGGCGGGCGCGCCGCCGAGGAGCTCGTCTTCCACGAGCCCACCACCGGTGCGGCCAACGACATCGACAAGGCCACCAGCGTGGCCCGCAACATGGTCACCGAGTACGGCATGAGCGAGCGGCTCGGCGCGCGCAAGTTCGGTTCGGCCAGCACCGAGCCGTTCCTGGGCCGCGAGATGTCGCACGCCCGCGAGTACTCCGAGGAGATCGCCTCCCTCATCGACGAGGAGGTGCGCCGTCTCATCGAGGCCGCGCACGACGAGGCGTGGGAGGTCCTGGTCGAGAACCGCGCGGTCCTCGACGACCTCGTGCTGCACCTGCTGGAGAAGGAGACCCTCTCCAAGGAGGAGGTCCTGGAGATCTTCGCCCCGGTGAAGAAGCGCCCGTCGCGGGGGTCCTTCACCGGCTACGGCAAGCGGCAGCCCTCCAAGCAGCCGCCGGTGCTGACGCCCAAGGAGCTCACGCTCACGGGGCCGCAGGACGTCGAGCAGGTGGCCTCCGGGAACGGCCAGGCCTCCTGGAGCGGCAGCGGCGAGTCGTGGAAGGGCGGTGCCGAAGCCGACACGTCCCGCCGCGTCAACGGTACGCCGGAGTCCGCGGGTTCCGGCGGTGACCCCGAATCAGGGGAGCAGGCGTGA
- the hpt gene encoding hypoxanthine phosphoribosyltransferase, producing MDAKDMGEDLEKVLVTEEEIKTRLREMAAEIDAAYAGKDLLLVGVLKGAVMVMADLARELHHPAETDWMAVSSYGAGTTSSGVVRILKDLDADIKDRNVLIVEDVIDSGLTLSWLVGNLKSRGPASVEICTMVRKPLAFSVDLDVKYIGFDLPNEFIIGYGLDYAEKYRNLPFIGTLAPHVYQD from the coding sequence GTGGACGCGAAAGACATGGGCGAGGACCTCGAGAAGGTCCTGGTCACCGAAGAGGAGATCAAGACTCGGCTGCGCGAGATGGCCGCCGAGATCGACGCCGCATACGCCGGCAAGGACCTGCTGCTCGTCGGTGTCCTCAAGGGCGCCGTGATGGTAATGGCCGACCTCGCCCGGGAGCTGCACCACCCCGCCGAGACGGACTGGATGGCGGTGTCGTCGTACGGTGCCGGGACGACCTCGTCGGGTGTGGTGCGGATCCTGAAGGACCTCGACGCCGACATCAAGGACCGCAACGTCCTGATCGTCGAGGACGTCATCGACTCCGGCCTCACGCTGTCCTGGCTGGTCGGCAACCTCAAGTCGCGGGGTCCGGCCTCCGTGGAGATCTGCACGATGGTGCGCAAGCCGCTGGCCTTCAGCGTCGACCTCGACGTCAAGTACATCGGGTTCGACCTGCCCAACGAGTTCATCATCGGCTACGGTCTGGACTACGCGGAGAAGTACCGGAACCTGCCGTTCATCGGCACCCTGGCGCCTCACGTCTACCAGGACTGA
- the tilS gene encoding tRNA lysidine(34) synthetase TilS, with the protein MTHRPPQPPPAIATARRAVRRALTEPGGPRAGDLVLVACSGGADSLALAGAAAFVAPRIGLRAGGVTVDHGLQEGSAERAAAVAATLRGLGFDPVEQVSVDVGHEGGPEGAARTARYAALDAAAERHRAAAVLLGHTSDDQAETVLLRLARGSGARSLAGMSPRTGGYLRPFLGLDRATVRAACELMDLAAWEDPHNTDPAYARSRVRVEALPVLEKALGPGIAKALARSADLLRDDADALEAWTEEAERGVRRADGGLDAAALAELPRAVRTRLLRRAAIAAGCPAGALTAGHVAELDRLVTGWRGQAHVDLPGGMRGRRVDGMILVTPPLR; encoded by the coding sequence GTGACCCACCGCCCGCCCCAGCCGCCGCCCGCCATCGCCACCGCCCGGCGTGCCGTGCGACGGGCCCTGACCGAGCCCGGCGGGCCGCGGGCCGGTGACCTCGTCCTCGTCGCGTGCAGCGGCGGGGCCGACTCCCTCGCCCTGGCCGGGGCGGCCGCGTTCGTCGCGCCGCGCATCGGGCTGCGGGCCGGCGGGGTCACCGTGGACCACGGGCTGCAGGAGGGGTCGGCCGAGCGCGCCGCCGCGGTCGCCGCCACCCTGCGCGGGCTCGGGTTCGACCCGGTCGAGCAGGTGAGCGTCGACGTCGGGCACGAGGGCGGTCCCGAGGGCGCCGCGCGCACCGCCCGCTACGCCGCGCTCGACGCCGCCGCCGAGCGCCACCGCGCCGCCGCCGTCCTGCTCGGGCACACCAGCGACGACCAGGCCGAGACCGTGCTGCTCCGGCTCGCCCGCGGCTCCGGCGCGCGCTCCCTGGCCGGGATGTCCCCGCGCACCGGCGGCTACCTGCGCCCCTTCCTGGGCCTCGACCGCGCCACCGTGCGTGCGGCCTGCGAGCTGATGGATCTGGCGGCGTGGGAGGACCCGCACAACACCGATCCCGCCTACGCGCGCTCCCGCGTGCGCGTCGAGGCGCTGCCGGTGCTGGAGAAGGCCCTCGGCCCGGGTATCGCCAAGGCGCTGGCGCGCAGCGCCGACCTGCTGCGGGACGACGCCGACGCGCTGGAGGCGTGGACGGAGGAGGCCGAGCGTGGCGTCCGGCGGGCGGACGGCGGGCTCGACGCCGCCGCGCTCGCCGAGCTGCCGCGTGCCGTGCGGACCCGGCTGCTGCGCCGCGCCGCGATCGCGGCCGGGTGCCCGGCCGGTGCCCTGACCGCCGGTCATGTGGCCGAACTGGACCGGCTGGTCACCGGGTGGCGTGGCCAGGCGCACGTCGATCTGCCCGGGGGAATGCGGGGGCGGCGGGTCGACGGGATGATCCTCGTCACCCCTCCCCTCCGCTGA
- a CDS encoding zinc-dependent metalloprotease: MIDWDVAVNTGIRLVRPGPQVDLADARQAVAQLRELSVTAQGHVREFTGMQPLEPAGPAVIVDRPGWIKANVEGFRVVLEPMLDRLGAEKLGNNTATSITSAVGSRVTGVQLGAVLSYLAGRVLGQYELFLPPDPDGTAPTGRLTLVAPNIVHTERELDVDPRDFRLWVCLHEETHRTQFTSTPWLREYVQKQMQELLLASNVDAAEFLDRLRAAGEAVAEVVRGGEGNLIEVFQSEEQSEILDRITAVMTLAEGHGDYVMDAVGPEVVPSVARIRRRFQRRREGANRIDKIIRQLLGLDLKMKQYEEGAAFVRTVVTQVGMADFNRVWESPETLPTMKEIRAPELWINRVVRAGELPVAPEGNGQVAPSERSGENGESTGEE, encoded by the coding sequence CTGATCGACTGGGACGTAGCCGTCAACACCGGAATCCGCCTCGTGCGCCCCGGCCCCCAAGTGGACCTCGCCGATGCCCGCCAAGCGGTGGCGCAACTGCGCGAGCTGTCCGTCACCGCCCAGGGCCACGTGCGCGAATTCACCGGAATGCAGCCCCTTGAACCGGCAGGACCAGCGGTCATCGTGGACCGTCCCGGCTGGATCAAGGCCAACGTCGAGGGGTTCCGCGTCGTGCTGGAACCCATGCTCGACCGCCTCGGCGCCGAGAAGCTGGGCAACAACACGGCCACCTCCATCACCTCGGCCGTGGGGTCCCGGGTCACCGGCGTCCAACTCGGTGCCGTGCTCTCCTACCTCGCCGGGCGTGTCCTCGGCCAGTACGAGCTTTTCCTGCCGCCGGACCCCGACGGCACCGCACCCACCGGCCGCCTCACCCTGGTGGCCCCCAACATCGTGCACACCGAGCGCGAGCTCGACGTCGACCCGCGCGACTTCCGGCTCTGGGTCTGCCTGCACGAGGAGACCCACCGGACGCAGTTCACCTCCACGCCCTGGCTGCGCGAGTACGTGCAGAAGCAGATGCAGGAGCTGCTGCTCGCCTCCAACGTGGACGCCGCGGAGTTCCTCGACCGGCTGCGCGCCGCGGGCGAGGCCGTCGCCGAGGTCGTCCGCGGTGGCGAGGGCAACCTCATCGAGGTGTTCCAGAGTGAGGAGCAGAGCGAGATCCTGGATCGGATCACCGCCGTCATGACCCTCGCCGAGGGGCACGGCGACTACGTGATGGACGCGGTCGGCCCCGAGGTCGTCCCCTCCGTCGCGCGGATCCGCCGCCGCTTCCAGCGCCGTCGCGAGGGCGCCAACCGGATCGACAAGATCATCCGTCAGCTGCTCGGCCTCGACCTCAAGATGAAGCAGTACGAAGAGGGCGCGGCGTTCGTCCGTACCGTCGTCACGCAGGTGGGCATGGCCGACTTCAACCGCGTGTGGGAGTCGCCCGAGACCTTGCCGACGATGAAGGAGATCCGCGCGCCGGAGCTGTGGATCAACCGCGTCGTGCGCGCCGGCGAACTGCCGGTCGCGCCCGAGGGTAACGGCCAGGTGGCGCCATCGGAGCGGTCGGGCGAGAACGGGGAAAGCACAGGCGAGGAGTGA